GAGCGCGACCAGCACGGCGGCGAGAGCGCGCTTCAGCCTGACCACGTCCACGGCGTGCGCCAGTCGCCACCCGAGGAGCGCGCCGACGAGTTCGGGGAGCCCCACGAGGAGCGCCAGCGTCGGCGACACCGACCCCTGGGCGAGGTAGCCGGCCGTCGCGCCGCTCGCGATGAAGACGGACTGTACCTGCGCCACGGCGACGGCGGCGAGCATCGGCGTCCCGGCCGCGACGAGCAGCGGGACCGCGAGCACGGGTCCGCCCACGCCGAGCAGGCCGCTGACGACGCCCACGCCGAACCCGATGGCGGTGACGGTGCCGTGGGACGCCGGATCGCCCCCGTCGCCCTCGCGACGGGTGCGCCACCAGACGAGCGCTCCCGACAGGGACACCACCGCGCCGAGGAGGAACCCGAACGCCGCCGTCGGGAGCCGCGCGTTCAGCCACACGCCGACGAGCGCGCCGACGACGCCCGCGACGCTGAGCAGCAGCGCGTCGCGCCGCCCCGCTCGCGCCGACAGTTCTCCGGAGCGAAGGTAGGCGACCGCGCCGAGCAGGCCGGTGGCGACGAACGTCGCGCTCGCGGTCCCGGCGACGGTGGCCGGCGTCGCGGTCGTGAGCGCGAAGAGCGCGGCGGTGACGAGGATGCCTCCCGGACCGATGGCGGTGATGCCGACGCCGCCGATCAGGGCGACGGCGGCGAGCGCGAGCGCGGTGGCCGGATCGATCTCGATCACGGGAGTCGAACCGAGTTCGATCACGGGAATCGAGTCGAGCGCGATCACGGCGGGCACTCAGAAGTTCCCCGAGAGGATCGCGCCGAAGACGTCGCCCGCGGAGGAGGCGGCGAGGAATATCGCGAGCAGGACGAGCGACACGTTGACGGCGTTCAGCGCGAGCCCGTTGTCGTGCTCGCCCATCGTCTCGTCGTCGTTGACCGCCCAGAACAGGAGCAGGGCGGTGATCGGCAGGCCGACGACGCCGTTGTACGCCGGAAAGAGGATGATCATCTCGACGACGCTGAGGCCGAAGACGGCGTGGACGAGCGGCGAGAGGCTCCCGACGGCGACGAGGGCGACGTAGAGGAGCTTGAACCGCCGGTCGTCCGGCGTGACGTCGTGGCCGAGCGCCTGCGGGATCATGTACGCCGGCGTCCACATGATCGGGACGATGCTGTTGAACGCCGCGGCCAGCGCGCCGACGAGGAACAGCACGAGCGCCCAGCCGCCGAGCACCTGCGCGAGCGCCCGACCGGGCGTGATGAACGTCTCCAGGCTGGTGATGCCCATCGGGCGCAGCACCGCCGCCGTGGAGACGATGATCGCCACGGTCGTCAACCCCCCGACGAGGTAGCCGAGACCGAGGTCCCGGCGCATCGTCGGGATCGCTGCGGCGTCGGTCCAGCCCTTCTCCTCGACGAGGATCGACTCGAGAAAGAAGTTCGGCCAGAGGGCCGTCGTCCCGATGATGGCCGCCACGAGTGTGAGCGCCCCCGGGGCCGGGATCGAGGGGACGAGGCCGGCGACCACCGCGGCGGGGGCGGGCGCGCTCGCCCCGGCGACGGCGAGGTAGGCGGCCAGCAGGCCGAACATCGTCACCGTCATGACCCGCTCGATGCGGTCGTAGCTCTGGACCCCCGTGACGATGGCCGCGAGCCCGGTGAGCAGGGCGATCGGTTGCCAGCCGACCGCTCCCCCCGAGAGGACGGCGACGCCCTTCCCGACGGCGGCGGTCAGTTCCAGACACCACGCGACGCAGCCGACCGACAGCAGGAGCGCGACGGCCGTCGCGCCGGCGCGTCCGAGCTTACGCCGGGTGAAGACCATCAGCGACTCGCCGAAGATGCCGAGTCGCGCGCTCATGTCCTGCGCCATGAAGCCGAACAGCACCGCCCCGACGGCCGCCCACAGGAGCGCGTAGCCGTACCGCACCCCGGCGGAACTCGCGATGAACACCGACCCCGAGCCGAAGTAGCTCGCGACCATCACGAACCCGAGCCCGTACTTCTCGAAGAAACGCCGCACCGATGCCTCGATTCCGATACCCGTCGATGATTGTCGTTCGTCCGTAGCCATGTATACGTAGTCTCCGCTCCGCCGGCCGAGAGCGGTCGCTCTCGGCCACTCTCACTTCACTTCGATCGACGAATCGATACGACCGGACTGCCCCTCGCCCTGACGTACTCGATGCCGACAATTATAGGCTACGCTTGCACCTGCTGCTCGCCGGAGATTCGCATCTCCTGAGACGACTCGGCGCGATCGTTCGCTCGCGCCGTCGCTGACCTCTCTCGCGAGCACGGTCACCTCTCGGAGTTTCGACCGTATCGGGTTCGAGGGGGCCGTTCAGTACAGGTGCTCGAGGTCCTCCTCGACGTGGCTGTGCTCGTCGCCGGGGAACGCGCCCGATTCGACCGCCTCGACGTAGTCGCCGAGCGCGCGCGCCATCTCGGCGCGGGCGTCGCCGAACGGTTTCGCGAACGGCGGCGTCCAGTCGGAGAGACCCACCACGTCGTGGAAGACGAGCACCTGCCCGTCGCAGTCCGGGCCAGCACCGATGCCGATGGTGGGAATGTCGAGTTCGTCGGTGACGTGCGCCGCGAGGTTGGCCGGGACGTGCTCGAGCACGAGCGAGAACGCACCCGCCTCCTCGTGTGCGCGCGCGAGGTCGACGATCTCGCGGGCGTCCGCCTCGCTCGTCCCCTGCCTCGCGTACCCGCCGAGTTCGTTCACGCGCTGGGGGGTGAGTCCGAGGTGGGCCATCACCGGGATCCCGAGCTGGACGAGCCGTTCGGTCAACTCGACGGTGTGCGGCCCCGACTCCAGTTTCACGGCGTCGGCGTGCGCCTCCTTGAGCATCCGTCCGGCGTTTCGGACGCTCTCTGACTCCTCTACGCCGAACGAGAGGAACGGCATATCCGCGACGACGAGCGCGTCCTCGACCCCTCGGGCGACGGCCGCCGTGTGGCTCAGCGTCTCCTCGACGGTGACCGGGAGCGTCGAGTCGTGGCCGAGGACGGCGTTCCCCATGCTGTCGCCGACGAGAACCATGTCCACGCCGGCCCCGTCGACGAGCGACGCGCCCGGCGCGTCGTAGGCGGTGAGCATCGTGATCGGTTCGACGCCCGCCTTCGCGCGAACGTCGGTGACGGTGGTCATGGGTGGAACGCCTGCTCGCGCGGAGAAAACGTGTTCGGTGTCGCTCGTCCGGCCCGCGAACGAAGGGATCATACCGCCCCGCTCCCGAGACCCGGACGTGTCGCCGCACGTCGAACGGACGGATCCCGAGGGCATCGACTACGGGTGGGTGATGCAGACGACGTTCGTGGCCACCATCGTCGTCGGCGCGCCCGTGGTGGCCGCCCTCTCGCTGTTCGGACCGCCGCTCGAGACGTGGGGCCAGCGCGCCGAGTTCGCCGTCCGCGTCGGCGCGCTCGTCTGGGTGTGCACCGCCGCGGGCGTCTACCTCTACGCGCGGCGTAACCACGGTCGACGTCAGACGTAGCGGAAGTCGGTCGCCGCCCGCCGCGCGGTGAGTTCGTCCCGCTCGGAATCGCCGACGAAGAGCGTCCGCTCCGGGCGCGCCGAAAGCGCCGTCACGACGGTCAGGAGGGGTTCGGGGTGGGGTTTCTCCGTCGCGACGCTGTCCCGGCCGACCAGGGCGTCCACGTGTTCGGCCAGGCCGTGTGTATCGAGCGCGATACGACAGGCCGCCTCGCAGTTGAGCGAGCAGACGCCGACGGGGACGGACAGCGGCAGGTCGTCCGCGGCGGTGAGGCGGTCAGAGTCGTGTGCGCCCCGGCGCTCGTGCTCGCCGATGGCCGCCTCGACGGGCGCGCGGTGTCCCGTCTCGTCCGCGAGCTCGAGCATCGCCCAGAGGTCGTGCCCGTCGACGGTCACGCCCCGGTCGCCGAGAACCGTCGCGACGTCGCGCCTGACCACCTCCCAGTCGACGGCCAGATCGACGAGCGTCCCGTCGAGGTCGAAGACGATCGCCTCGTAGCTCCCCTCGTCCGTACGGTATCCGGTCACGCGACCGAGTAGGACACGGGAGGAGAAAGGTTACGCGGCCGACGCCGTCGGCCCGCGATCGAGGTCGCGCTCAGTCGAGGAGCCCGCGCGCGATGACCGTCTTCTGGATCTGCGAGGTCCCCTCGTAGATCGTGGTGATCTTCGCGTCGCGGTAGAGCCGCTCGACGCCGAAGTCCGTCGTGTAGCCGTAGCCGCCGTGGATCTGGATCGCCTCGTTCGTCACGTCCATCGCCCCCTCGCTGGCGACGTACTTCGCGACGCTCGCCGCCCGCGCGAAGTCGGCACTCCCCGCGTCCTTCTTTCGCGCCGCCTCGCGCGTGAGCTGTCGGCCCGACTCGACCGTCGCGTGCATGTCCGCGAGCGTGTGCTGGACCGACTGGATCTCGGCGATCGGCTCCCCGAACTGCTCGCGCTCCGTCGCGTAGGCGATCGAGCGGTCGAGCGCGTCCTGCGCGAGGCCGACCGACTGGGCGGCGATGCCGATGCGCCCGCCGGTGAGGATCGAGAGCGCCGCGGACAGGCCCCGTCCCTCCGGCGTGAGCCGGCAGGACTCGGGGATCCGTACGCCGTCGAAGGAGACGCTCGTCGTGTCGCTCGCCCGCAGGCCCAGTTTGTCCTCCCTCGGCCCGACCGTCAGACCGTCGGCGTCGCCCGGGACGACGAACTGCGTTATCTCGTCGGGGGCGGTCTTGGCGAAGACGACGTACACGCCCGCGCGCTCGCCGTTCGTGATCCACTGCTTGTCCCCGTCGATCACGTACTCGTCGCCCTCCCGCTCCGCGGTGGTGGTCATCTCCGCCGGGTTCGAGCCGGCACCGGGTTCCGAGAGGCAGAACGCGCCGACCGGCCGGCCGGAGACCATCTCGGGGAGCCAGCGCTCGCGCTGCTGCTCGTCGCCGAACTCCGCGATGCAGGAGGTCGCGAGGCAGTGGACCGAGAGCGCCGTCGCCACGGCGAGCGTCCCGTAGGCGACCTCCTCGTTGACGATCGCGTAGGTGAGCGCGTCGGCGTCGAAGCCGCCGTACTCCTCGGGGACGGTCAACCCCGTCAGGTCGAGTTCCGCGAGCCCGTCCCACACCTCCTCGGGGAAGCGCTCCTCCCGGTCGCACGCCGCCGCGATCGGCTGTATCTCCTCGACCGCGAACTCGCGGACGACCTCTCGGATGGCCTCCTGCTCGGCCGTGAGTGTCATACCCGACAGTTCGAGGCCGGGGGCAAAAGTCGCGCGGCTCGGTAACCACCACGTTTTGCTGCGCTCGTTCGCGCGCCTGCGGCGCGCTCACTCGCTGGCAAAACCTGGACTAAAACCCTCGTCGCTCCCTACGGTCGCTCCTCGGTCCGCTCGCTCGGCGCTTCGCGCCTCGCTCACGGCTGGCGCGCTGGCGTCGGCGGTGGCGGTCGAATCACTCGGATCAGTCGTCCGGTCCGTAGCTTTATACCGGAGAACGGGACCAGCGTCCGTGTGACGTAACTTCCGTCGCGGGGCGCTCGCGGTTGCGCGACGCCACGCCCCGCGAGCCCCACCGCGGCGTCGCCTGCACGCCCACCTTTTACTGCGGTCGTTCGCGCACCTACGGCGCGCTCTCTCCCTGGCAAAAGCTGGATCAAAACCGCGCCTCACCCCCTCAGTCGCTCCGCTCCTTCGAGGGTTCGGCGCGTCCGCTCGTTCGGCCGTCGGCCCCACTCGCGGGTGCTCGATACCAGACTCCGCGAGCCCCACCGCGGCGTCGCCTGTTCGCCGGGACGCGTCGCTGGTCGCACGAGGACCGATCGCTCGTCGACACCGCGGCCGATCCGAGTGACTACTCCCCGCGCAGGAACGACACGACCTCCTCGCCGTCGGCGTTCAGTCCGCCGCCCTGCGCGACCGTGGGGCTGCCACCCCCGCCGCCGCCGAACTCGTCGGTCACCCCGTCCACCACCGCGCCGGCCGCCGGGTCGCCCGTCGTGGCGACCGCGAGCGACGAGCCGTCGACCAGCGCCACCACGTCCGCGCCGTCGCCCGCGAGCGCCTGCGCGCGGTCCGCGAGGCCGTTCGCGTCCAGCCCCTCGACCTCTCCGACGAGCCAGGTCCGCCCGTCGCGCTCGATCGTCTCCTCGCGCAACTCCGCGATCCGGGCGTCGACGAGCCGTTTGCGGAGGGCTGCCAGTTCCGACCGGAGGTCCTCGCGCTCCTCGCGCAGTCGAGCGACGGCGTTCGGCAGGTCGCCGACGTTCGTCTCCGCCGCTCGCGCCGCGTCGAGAGCGGCGCGCTTCTCCGCGACGCGGCGCTCGATCCCGACGCTCCCGACGGCGAACTCCACCCGGGTGAGGCCCTCACCGGGGTTAGACCGGCCGAGGACCGTCACGGGACCGATCTCCCGCGTGTTCGAGACGTGGGTGCCGCCGCAGGCCGCGGCGTCCCACGGCCCGTCCGCCCCGTCGATCGTGACCACGCGGACGGCGTCGCCCTCGATCCCCTCCTCCGTCTTCGTGTTGAACGCGACCTCGTCGCGCGAGAGGGCCTCCTCGCGGGGGTACTCCTCCCAGGTCACCGACCGGGAGTCCCAGACGACCTCGTTGACGAGCCGCTCCAGTTCGACCAGCGTCGCGTCGTCGATGGCCGTGGGCGTCGAGAAGTCCACCCGGACCTTCTCCTCGGTGATGCCGAAGCCGCCGTAGCCGAGGTCGTCGAGGAGCCGCCGCCCCGCGCCGTAGAGCGCGTGGCTGGCGGTGTGCGCGCGCATGCAGTAGGTCCTGAACGCCCCGTCGACGGCGCACTCGACGGTCGCGCCGGCCTCGATCCCGTCGGCGTCCGCGTCGACGTCGCCGGCGAGCACGTGGACCACCCGCCCGTCGCGCTCCTGAACGTCGTCGACCGGGATCCCCGCGATCGTTCCCCGGTCGGCGGGCTGACCGCCGCCCTCGGCGTAGAAGTAGGACCGGTCGAGGACGATCTCGCGGCCCTCGCGTGACTCGACGGTCGCTTCGAAACGGGTCGTGTAGGGGTCGCGTGCGGCGCGTGAACTCATCACCCTCTCGGCAGTCGCGCTGGCTGAAAAACCCCTCGAAGCCCACGAAGCCCACGAAGCCCACGAAGCCCACGAAGCCCACGAACCGCCGGACGGGACGCCGGTCACTCCTGGGCGAGCTGGACGTTCAGGCGCTCCTCGAGCGCGGCGACGAGCGAACCGCCGATCCCCGCGCTCGTGGCTCGGCCCTGCTCGACGGCGAGGACGTCGGCCTCCCGGACGCCGAGTTCGCCGGCGAGTTCGGCGGCGGTCAGCCCCGCCTCCTCGCGCGCCTCCGCGAGCCTGTCGCCGTATCCCCGGACCAGGTAGGGGAGGGGATCGTCCTCGTAGTCGGTGCCCTGCTCCCAGCGGGTGGAGTCGCCCTTGCGCGCGTCGGCCATCCGGGCGGCGTTGCGGACGGCGCGTCGCTTTCGGTCCCGCTCCCCGGAACGACGGGTGTCGGAGTCGCGATTCCGGCCGCCGCCGGACGAGCGATCGTCGCGCCCGTGGCGGCGACAGTCGGGACAGACCTGGAGGACCGCGCCGGCCACGTTCGCCGATTCGAGCGACGCGCCCTCGGCACCGCAGAGTTCGCACGCGTCGCTCTCGCCGGAGCTGACGCCGCCGGTCGAGTATTTCGCCATGGCCCCAGTAGCGGGTAGTCCGTATTGAAACACCCGCTTGCTGACGTGTCTCACCCGAAGCGGCAAACGGAAGCGCTTTTATTAGACGGCTGATTACGAGAAGACGCGCACGACACAGCGTGCGTGGGTAGCCAAGCCAGGCCAACGGCGCAGCGTTGAGGGCGCTGTCCTGTAGAGGTCCGCCGGTTCAAATCCGGTCCCACGCACTGTTGAGCGAACCACGCTCACCGTGCGAACGGCCGGTTTGAATCAGGAAGCGCTTCGGGTGCTTCCGTGGTTCAAATCCGGTCCCACGCACTGCCCGGTGGCACACCCACCGTACACGTGCGGGTGCTCGCAGACAGCACCCACGCAAATTCCTTCGGAACTGCTCGGCGAGCGGACGCTCCCGTTGGAGGACGACGGGACGATCCGCCCGACGGGACGATCCGCTCCCGGAGAGAGCGTCGAGTGACGTCGCCCCGAGAAGGCGGAACAGTGATGGCCGAGTCGCACTCACCTCCACCCGTGCAGCTCCAGGCCAGAGAGCACGTCCCGGCGCTGACGGGCGTGCTGACGATCGTCTCGCTCGCGCTGGTGTTCGGGGCCGTCCTCGGCTACCTCCCCACGGAGTCGCTCCCGCGTTCCCGAGCCGTCCTCGACCTCATCCCCCACGTCAACGCGGTCATCAGCGTCGCCGCCATCGGGACCATCCTCGCCGGATGGCGCTGGATCCGCGCCGGTCGCGTCGAGCGCCACCGGGTGGCGATGCTCGCGAGCTTCGCGCTGTTCGCGCTCTTCCTCGCGCTGTACCTCTACCGGGTGAGCATCGAGGGACCGACCGACTTCCCCGGGCCCGACGCGATCCACACCTACCTCTACCTCCCGGTGCTCGCGGTGCACGTCACGCTCGCGATCGTCTGTATCCCGCTGCTCTACTACGTGCTCCTGCTGGCGGCGACGCGACCGTGGCGCGAACTGCCCGCGACGAACCACCCCCGCGTCGGGCGGATCGCGGCGACCCTGTGGCTCGTCTCGTTCGCGCTCGGCGTCGTCGTCTACCTCCTCCTGTACGTGGTCTACTGACCGTCGAGCGCGAGAACGAGAACGTTTTTGCGTCGCCTGCGCGACGGTCGACCATGGCGGACACAGACTGGCCCTACGACCCGGACTCCGACGAGGGGAGCGAGGGGATGCGCAAGTACGGGCAGGCGATCCTCGCGAAGAAGGTGGACGAAGAGGAGGACTTCCCGCTGCGCGCCAGCGACTTCCTCGAGGAACACGCCGGTGACCCCATCCGCGTCAACTATCGGGAGGTCGTAAGCGTCGCCGACATCTTCGAGCACCTGGACGAAGCGGAGTTCGAGACGATCCGGGACTTCCACGAGGCGACGGGTCGGGCGATGCGCGAGGCGGGCTACTGGAACTTCTACCCCGACGGCGAGGACCCCGTCTGAGCGGACTTTCTTCGGACGAGAGACGAGCGGAAGTATATGCCGGCGGCCGTCGTCACTGATCGACATGTACGCCGGACAGGGGAGGACATCGAGGGGACGGGGGGTGGCCGTCGAACGCGCGCGCAGTCCCCCCCGAGGATGAGCCGGTCGCTGTACTTCACCGGACCGACGGAGGTCGCGGTGCGCGAGCGCGACCGACCGACGCCCGGTCCGGACGAACTCCTCGTGGAGAGCGATCTCACGGCGATAAGTACGGGGACCGAGTTGCTCGTCTATCGCGGCGAGATCGAGCGTGCGATCGCCGCCGACGACACGATCGAAGCGCTGTCGGGGACGTTCGAGTACCCGTTCCGGTACGGCTACGCCGCCGTCGGGCGCGTCGTCGAGACGGGCGACGCGGTCGACGGATGGGAGGGCGAGCGCGTCTTCGCGTTCAACCCCCACGAGAGTCACTTCCTCACGACGCCGGAGTCGGTGGTTCGCGTTCCCGACGGCGTCGGCACCGAGCGCGCCGTCTTCCTCGCGAACGCCGAGGCCGCCGTCAACTTCGTGATGGACGGCCGGCCGATGGTGGGCGAACGGGTCTGCGTCTTCGGACAGGGGGTCGTCGGCCTCCTGACCGCCGGCCTGCTGGCCGCGTTCCCCCTCGCCGAACTCGTCACGGTCGAACCGTCCGCCCGGCGGCGCGACCTCTCCCGGTCCGTGGGAGCGACGCGGGCGATCGACCCCGATACCGGCGTCTCCGTTCGCGGGGCACTCGCCGATGGGGAGTGCGACGGTGCCGACCTAACCTACGAACTCTCGGGCAACCCCGACGCGCTCGGCGCGGCGATCGACGCGACGGGCTACGCCGGACGCGTCGTCATCGGATCGTGGTACGGCACGAAGCCCGTCGAACTCACGCTCGACGGACGCTTCCACCGGAGCCACGTCCGCCTCCGGTCGAGTCAGGTAAGCCGCGTCGACCCCGAACACGCCGGGCGGTGGGACAAGGAACGCCGACTCGACGTGGCGTGGGACCGACTCGACGCCCTCCGACCGGAGCGGTTCATCACCCACCGCCTCCCCGTCGAACGGGCTGACGAGGCGTACCGACTGCTCGACGACGAACCGGAGACGGCCGTACAGACCGTCCTCACGTATTGAACCGTCGGACGAACCGGTCTCGGAGCGACAATGGACGGAACGCCGGGGAGCGGGCGCGGACACCGGAGCGCGAGCGGCGAAACCGCCGCCTCACGCGTCCTCCTCGAGCGTTTCGGCGTATGGACCGGTTGCGGATCGAAACATTGTTATGCTATGGCACCCCTCACCCGGTATGTCGTCCAGCGCACGGGAGGGGACGGACCGGACGGCCCTGCGGCTAGCGGAGTTGAACGGCGTTCGTCGCGTGGTGTCGACGATCGGCTACGCCCACATCGTAGTCTACGAACGACCGGGGGGCGAGCGGACGCTCCCGCCGGCACAGCGCGTGGCGCTCCGGGAGGCGCTCGCCGGGACGCCCTACGACATCGACTCGTATCACGTCGCCGAGGGGGAGCACCTCCCGGCGTCGGTCGCGTCGTACTGCGCCGACGACGAACTGGCCGTCGCCATCCGGGTGCGTCCCTCGGCGTGACCGCGAGGAGTCGACCCGAACGTCTATCCGTCCGCCGGCGTAGACGCCGGTGATGCTGACCACGACGCTCACCGACGGGACGCTCTACCGGTTCGACGGCGGCGGGGAGTACGCCGTCTTCGAGGGGTGCGGGTTCTACACCGACGAGGGGTTCGCCCTCGATCGGGGGGAGGTCGTTCAGACGACCGGCAACGGCGTCGAACTCCTGCGCCCGTGGCGGTTCGACCGGTTGCGCGAGCGCCGCGACGAGGGGCGGCGCTCGCACGACCGCCTCGACGGCGTCACCGCGACCGTCTACGAGAGCCACCCGCGGGGGAGCGTGCTCGCCGAGGGCGCGTTCGTCCGGAGTCGCTTCGTCGAGGAGCGCTTCGACGGCGCGGCCACCGCGGCCGTCGCCTCGCCCGCCACCGGCGAACTGTTCGACGTGCAGTACTACGAGGGTGCGAGCGACCTCGCCGCGTTCGACGACAGCCTGCTCGCGCCCCCGCTGCTCGACACCGACGAGAACCCCGCGGGGTTCGTCGCCCGGAACGTCGAGACGGGGCTCGCGGGCTTCCTCCCGGCCGACGAACTCGCCGCCCGCCTCGGGGACGACCTCGTGGGCTGTACGGCCGTCCTCGGGACCGGGCGTCGGCTCTGATCGGGGGCCCCCGGTGAGGGTTCGTACGGCCGCGTAGCGCCACTTCACTTCCCCTCGGCGCTCGCCGTCGAGAGAGCCTCCGCCTCGTCTGTCGCGGTGATGGTCGAGCCGATGAGACGACCGGCACCGCGTCTGAGTCGGCGAGAGATCGCCCGCTGCGAGACGTCGAACTGCCGGGCGAGTTCGGTCTGCGTGACGCCCCTCGGTTCGTCGTAGTAACCCTGATCGTAGGCGGTGCGGAGCGTCCGGCGCTGTCGGTCCGTGAGACCGTACTGCGTTCGCTCGAGCCGGTCGCGCTGCGTATACACGCGATCCAGGTCGAGGGCCAGCCCCCGATCGGTACAGAACTCGACTAGCTCCCGGACCCGAGATCGATCGGGGAAGCGAATGACGAACTGCCAGCCGTCCACGGTCCCGCTGGCGCTCAGAAGGGTCGCGTCCGCCTTCGACAGCGCGTAGACGATCCCGCGGGAGGCCGGGTTCCAGGTCGCCCGGTAGAGCCGGCCCGACGCGACGCGCGCGGTCTCGGTCAGCGATCGAATCGCGGGACTGCGGCGGACGACGGCGGCGAATTCGTCGAAATTACCGCTGTCCCACGCCCAGAAGAAGGGGATCGGTCCATCGTCCGTCGGCACGACCTGTTCGAAGTCGACGCGGACGTCCGGTTCGGCCGCAATCGCCTCCCCGAGCGGGAAGTCGTCCAGCGGCAGATGGAACTCTCCGATCGACACCATATCCCGAATTGGGGGCGAACGGGTAAGTCCTCATTGGCCCTTCGAGGAGAGTTCACGCATCGGTACGCGTCACGCGGTCGAACTGCGGAACATTCGATCCCAGAACCCGCACCGGCAGCGCGGTCGGTGGGGGTAGTACTCGGTCGTTCGGATGGACGAGTGGTCCGTCTCGGCGTAGTGGTCGACCATGGCATTCGTCATCTCCGATCGGGAACACTCCTCTCCGGTCTGTTCTGTCCAGGCGCAGTCCGCGCAGTAGGCTATGACCACGTCGAGTAGTTGGGCGCGGAAGCGCTTGAGGGGACGGCGTCTATGTATACCCGCCGAGATCCGACTCGGGCGACTCGACCGGGACCGACGCCCCTCGGACCGCGACTCCTGTTGGACGTCCAACTTTATCCGTCGTACCCGCGTAGGTGTGAGAGGACAGAGTCGGTCGTCCCATCGAGCGATCCGTCGATCGGTCGGACGCCGCGTCACCGAGCGTCACACGATCCACAGGCCATGTACACTGTCACCGTCACCCGAGACTTCGTCGCACAGCACTTCCTCACGGTGCCGAACCCCGGACCTGAGGGGGATCGCCACTCGCATCACTTCGAGGCGGAACTCACCCTGACGGGGCCGGAACTCGACCGCTACCAGTATCTCACCGACATCGACGCCGTGAACGCGGTGCTCGACGAGGTGGAGGCGCGCTACGCCGACGAGACGCTCAACGACCTGCCCGAGTTCGAGGGGTACAACCCGAGCGTCGAGCGGTTCGCCCGGGTCGTCTGGGAGCGGGCCGC
The Halomarina pelagica DNA segment above includes these coding regions:
- a CDS encoding zinc-binding dehydrogenase, which translates into the protein MSRSLYFTGPTEVAVRERDRPTPGPDELLVESDLTAISTGTELLVYRGEIERAIAADDTIEALSGTFEYPFRYGYAAVGRVVETGDAVDGWEGERVFAFNPHESHFLTTPESVVRVPDGVGTERAVFLANAEAAVNFVMDGRPMVGERVCVFGQGVVGLLTAGLLAAFPLAELVTVEPSARRRDLSRSVGATRAIDPDTGVSVRGALADGECDGADLTYELSGNPDALGAAIDATGYAGRVVIGSWYGTKPVELTLDGRFHRSHVRLRSSQVSRVDPEHAGRWDKERRLDVAWDRLDALRPERFITHRLPVERADEAYRLLDDEPETAVQTVLTY
- a CDS encoding helix-turn-helix domain-containing protein, yielding MVSIGEFHLPLDDFPLGEAIAAEPDVRVDFEQVVPTDDGPIPFFWAWDSGNFDEFAAVVRRSPAIRSLTETARVASGRLYRATWNPASRGIVYALSKADATLLSASGTVDGWQFVIRFPDRSRVRELVEFCTDRGLALDLDRVYTQRDRLERTQYGLTDRQRRTLRTAYDQGYYDEPRGVTQTELARQFDVSQRAISRRLRRGAGRLIGSTITATDEAEALSTASAEGK
- a CDS encoding 6-pyruvoyl trahydropterin synthase family protein — translated: MYTVTVTRDFVAQHFLTVPNPGPEGDRHSHHFEAELTLTGPELDRYQYLTDIDAVNAVLDEVEARYADETLNDLPEFEGYNPSVERFARVVWERAAEALDPDYVETLAVRMWEDETACAGYEQSL